Within Streptomyces roseirectus, the genomic segment GTCTCGCCGGGGTCGAGGTCCGCACGAGCCCGCTGGCCCGCGCGCGCGAGACGTGCGAGATCGCCGGGTTCGGGGAGCGCGCGACGCCCTGGGACACGCTCATGGAGTGGCACTACGGCGCCTACGAGGGCCTGACCCCCGCCGAGATCCAGGACGTCCGCCCCGGCTGGCTCATCTGGCGCGACGGCGTGCCCGACGGGGAGACCGTCGCCGAGGTGACCTCCCGCGCGGACGACGTCGTCGCCTGGGCGCGCGAGGCCGACCGGGACGTCCTGGTCTTCGCCCATGGGCACATCCTTCGCTCCATAGGGGCTCGCTGGCTCGGACTGCCGCTCGACTTCGCGGCCCGGATCCGGCTGAACCCGACGTCCCTGTCGGTCCTGGGCTGGGCCTACGGGGAGCCGGCGATCGAGAGCTGGAACGACCTGGGGCACCTCTCGTAGCTACCCAGGGCAGGCCCGTTCACCCACGCGCGGGCGCGCACTCCGCCTCGCGCGGGCGCGCGCCCCTCACCGTCGTCCCGGACCGGCCTCACAGCCGTCTCGGGCGCGCCGTGCGCCGCTCCAGGAACTCCGACACGTCGGGCGTCCTGCGGTGCGGGAGCAGCACGCGCGCGGTGTCGCCGAGCATGCCCCGGATCCTGGACGACTGGACGTGCCCCAGCAGCTCCAGGACGCGCAGGCCCGCGCGGGCGGCCTCGTCGGGACGGCCGTCGCGCGCGAGGTCGTCGGCCAGCTCGGCCGTGTAGAGGGCGATGTTGCGGCTGAAGTGGGCGTCCTGGAGGTCGGCGGCGTCGCGGGCCCGGCGCGCGGCGCGGGACCAGTCGCCGAGGGCGGACCAGCACTGCGCCTCCAGGCTCGCCAGCTCGGCGGCCCCGTAGAAACTCATCCACTCGGGGTCGGCGTCCGAGGGGCCTCGCTCGTACAGGGCGTGCGCGCGCGTGAGCGCCTGGGTGCAGCCGGTGGGGTCCCCGAGCCCGGCCCAGCCGCCGGCCTCCCTGAGGGCCAGCAGGGACATCAGCCGGTCCGAGCCCAGCGGGCGCGCGACGCGCTGGGCGGCCTGCGCCGCCCGCACCGCCTCGCGCGGGCGCCCGGCGTCCCGGGAGAGGAACGCCGTGTTGCAGAAGGCGTGCGCCTCCAGCGCGCGGTCGCCGGTCATCCGGGCGGTCGCCAGCGCCTCCGCGTAGTGCGAGCGGGCCTCCTCGAACCGCCCGGAGTCGTGGGCCAGCCAGCCCACCGAGATCGCCAGTTCCCCGGCGCCCGAGTACAGCCGGTCGGCGGTCGACTGGCGGGTCGTCCCGGCGTCCAGCAGCGCGTACGCGCGGCGCAACGGCTCCGCCGCGCGCTGGTACAGGCTGTCGCCGCCGTGCCGGTCGTCCAGCAGGCGGATTCTTCGGACCGCTTCCTCCAGGGCGCTCGCGTCGCTCGCCCCGGCGCGGCGCGGGGGCCGTCCGGAGGCGTACGCGTCGGTGGCGAGGCCCAGGGAGCCCAGCGAGACGGCCGCCACGGTGGCGCCCCCGCCGGTCATGAATGCGCGACGCAGCACGTCGCTCTCCTCGTGGTCGTGGTGCGTGTCGTACGGGTCCTGCGTGTCATACGGGTGACCCCCCGCGCGCGGTTCACCCGTCTCCCGCACGGACACGGTGGTGCGCGCGGGGCTCGGGATGTGCGCGCGGGGCGCGTTCTCGGGGGCGCGCGCCCCGCGCCCGCGTACGGACGCGCGGGGCGCGAAGCCCAGGTCGGTGAGCGTGCGGCCGGGGAACATGTGCAGGAACACCCGCTCGTACGCGTAGTTGGGGCAGCGGATCTCGCCCGCCTCGACCCGCCCGATGTAGCGCGCGTCGCAGCTGACCCGTTCCCCGATCTCCCGCGCGGCACGCCGCACCAGGGCGGCGAACTCGGCGGGCGAACGCTGTCCGCGCAGGCGCCGGAAAGCGTGGTTGGGGCGTGCGGGCCGGTCGGGACGGGGTGGGGTCACCGTTGACGACGCCATGGCCGGGTCCTCTCGTGCGAACCGTCGAACCATGCCGGATTCAAGGGTGTTTGGCAGGATGAAGCCGCTTATCGGGCCGTATCCGGTGTATCCAACTGTTTCCGGCGGGCAAGAACGTACCTGCTGTTCCGGGGT encodes:
- a CDS encoding histidine phosphatase family protein yields the protein MAPRILLARHGQTAWSLSGKHTGRTDVPLLEEGRRGAKLLGERLHRTPYDGLAGVEVRTSPLARARETCEIAGFGERATPWDTLMEWHYGAYEGLTPAEIQDVRPGWLIWRDGVPDGETVAEVTSRADDVVAWAREADRDVLVFAHGHILRSIGARWLGLPLDFAARIRLNPTSLSVLGWAYGEPAIESWNDLGHLS